ACGCCTGGCTGATCCGCACCGACGCCCAAGGGGACACTCTCTGGACGCGCACCTACGGGGGCAGCCACGAGGATATTGGCACCTCGGTCCAGCAGACTGCCGACGGCGGCTTCGTTATGACCGGCTGGACCGGCTTTGGCTTTATCGAATTTGTCGGGACCCCGCTCGACGCCGACGTCTGGCTGATCCGCACCGACGCCCAGGGGAACGGTGGCTGGACCCGCACCTATGGGGGCAGCGCCCCTGACTTCGGTTACTCGGTCCAGCAGACGGCCGATGGCGGTTTCGTGATTGCCGGGGCGACCAGGTCATATGGTGCGGGTTCTGATGATGTGTGGCTCATCAAAACCAATTCACAGGGCAACATCGTGCCGCTGAGTGTGAGTCACCAAAGGCCGGGACTGCCCGACGGCTTCATGCTGCACCCGGCCTATCCCAACCCCTTCAACCCTGTGTCCACAATCCGCTATGACCTGCCAAGGGTTAGTGATGTCTCATTGGTGGTCTATGATCTTTTGGGTCGGGTAGTAGCACGGCTGATAGATCGCCAAATGGAACCGGGATACCATCGGGCGATCTGGGATGGCAGGGACCAGGGCGGCCGTGAGGTCCCCTCCGGCATCTACATCGCCCGCTTGGTCACGCCGGGCTACACCAAGTCCATCAAAATGGTGCTGCTGAAGTAGCAAGATGTCACACCAAACGTCATTTCCCCGGATACGGGGTTGCTATTCTCCGCGGGCAGTCAGCCCTATGGGCTCGAGATTCCACAGTCTCAGTATTCAGGCTCAAGGTGGTGAAAGTTTTACAGGGACGTGACAATTTCGTGACAACGGTAGAGTCACAATTGCGCAATTTGGCAGGAGCGAAGATGGCAATATGAAAATGAACCGGGTCAAAATTAACACGCGTGGGTCAAGGCCAAGAAAGGTTGCGGGGGACCTGAAAGTCGGTCGGCCCCCACCATGGTTCCTTCTGGCCTTGGTGCTCCTTTCCGTCTACGCCCCGAAAAATCTCCTGGCTGCAGCCGCGCAAGCCGAGGACCAGGTGGTCGTGGTTGTCCTGGATCTTCAACCCCAGAATGTGCCGCCGGGGGATGCCGCCTTGATGACGGATTACCTCCGGGATGAGCTCGTTAATAGCGGGGACTACCAAGTGGTGGAGAGGCAGCGGATGAACGAGGTTATTGCTGAACAGGACTTTCAGCGCTTGGGGGTCACACAGGAGGAATACGCCGTTCGGCTCGGGCAACTTTTGAACGCTAGCAAAGTTTTCCTGGGAACCTCGGGCATGATTCAAGATGTCCGTGTTCTCACGGTCCGTATTGTCGACGTGGAGACGGGCCAGGTGGAGGCTTCAAAAAGAGCGTCGGGATTTAGCACTCGCGATACGGACGAAGCCATGCAACGGATTGTCCTTGCGCTCCGTGGTCTACCCGCGGGTTCCCTGACCTCCAACTGGCCCACGGATCCTTCCAAGGCGGTGAGCTACTTGATGGTGTATGCAGGCGGGAACATTGGCAGCCTGCTGGACTATCGCGCCGAGAGCGTATTTAAATCGGGGCCGGTGCCGGGGGAACCCATCTGGGCGGGCAATGCGGCGGAGGTCAATTCTGCGGCTTGGTTCCCAGGTCTGGGGCTGAGGCTGGGCGCCTGGAAAAAGTGGTTCGGCGGTGACCTGGAGATCTCGGCGTTGAGCCATAGAACGCTGGCTCAGAGCGTGTTCTATGACATAAAAGGCTTTATCCGGGTGGTGCAGCCGGATACGGCTTTTTGGTTTGCGGTAGAAATAGATACGTTGGCTATTCCCGATAGATTTCAGCGGACGTTCTCTCTGGGATTCGGGGGCAATTTCTACATCCACATACCATCGAAGCTGGTTCAGCCTTATGTGGGCATTGGCGTGGCTCTATTGATGAACAGGGTCACATCCGATCATCCCGGTCCTGGAAACTGGGCCCTGAAACTGGAGGGAGCGCCACTCAACAGCACCAGCCTAGGGTGGTCAATCCAGCTGCCCATTGGCATCAGGGTGCCAATCTCGTCATCGACCTTTGTCTACCTGGAATTTCGC
The Candidatus Neomarinimicrobiota bacterium DNA segment above includes these coding regions:
- a CDS encoding T9SS type A sorting domain-containing protein encodes the protein AWLIRTDAQGDTLWTRTYGGSHEDIGTSVQQTADGGFVMTGWTGFGFIEFVGTPLDADVWLIRTDAQGNGGWTRTYGGSAPDFGYSVQQTADGGFVIAGATRSYGAGSDDVWLIKTNSQGNIVPLSVSHQRPGLPDGFMLHPAYPNPFNPVSTIRYDLPRVSDVSLVVYDLLGRVVARLIDRQMEPGYHRAIWDGRDQGGREVPSGIYIARLVTPGYTKSIKMVLLK